The genomic interval CGCGTCTCTCCGGGTAACGTGGATCCCGAATCCATCACCTGGTCCCGAAGCAGCCGACCGGACGAACGATGCCTGGATGCGGAGCCCGATACAGGCGTACTACACCATCCATTACAGCGAATCGGACGGGCTCGACTGCGGATTCCTCTGTGAACCGAACCCTCACGTCGATGGATTACTCCACTATCAGGAACGCGATGACACGAACGACGCGTACACGTACGAGCCGGTCTCGTTCGGTGCACGCTCAGTGTCCGGGCTCCTGTGGCAAGTGATGGACGCACTCGCCGACCGACTTGACAACTCCGAGTGACGCACATACCGGTCCGGCTGCCGAAACGACCACGGTTCGAACGGATCGACGAGAGCGTCATCGAACCGACGTAATTCCCACAACTGCTGCACGGTTGTGAGTGAATTCCACCACTACTTATTTATGTGTAATAACCGTTCAATTACCCGGATTCCCAGAGGGAGGCGACCCGCGTGAAACAGTTGTGTGGGTTCACAAAATATCGTGACTCGAAATCGGCCGATGAAAACCACTATTCGGCTGTTAGAAGTGCTGAGGGTGCGAAAACGACGGAGTTACAAACCGTACGTAGTTCGTATGGGTTGGGGCAGATTTGAACTGCCGACTTCCTCCGTGTGAAGGAGGTATCATAACCGGACTAGATCACCAACCCGCACGAAGCAGTTGCCCTGCGTTCGACTTAAGACTTCCTTTCGCTAGCCGCAACCGTGTCCTGATCATGCGCCCCGTCTCGTCTCCATCCCGTTTCAACTGGTCTCATCGTACGTCGGCGCATCCTCGAGTTCGCCATCTCGGCTGTTGACGACGCGGGCGAACGTAAAGAGCGCATCTGAGAGGCGATTCAGGTACTGGACAGCATCTTCGTTGATCGTTTCAGCCTCGGCGAGCGCAACGGCGCGGCGTTCGGCGCGCCGACAGACCGTCCGGGCGTGGTGCAAGCGTGCGCCGGCGTCGCTTCCCGTCGGAAGGATAAACGAGGTCAGTGGCTCGAGTTCTTCGTCGAAGTCGTCGATCCACGTCTCGAGCGTGTCGATGTGGTCGGATCGAATCGCAGGATCATCCGCCTCGGGTTCGGGCGTTGCAAACTCTGCTTGGATGATGTGGAGGTGGTTTTGGACCGTCTGCAGGCAGTCGTCGATATCGTCGTATTCGGTCGGTCGAATCGTCCCGACGAGGGCGTTGAGTTCATCGACAGTTCCGTAGGCTTCGATTCGCGGGCTTGCTTTTGAGACGCGCGTCATGTCGCGGAGGTCTGTCTCCCCGTCGTCGCCGCGGCCAGTGTAAATCGACATGAACGAAGAGAGGGTCGATGCGCACTTAACTACTGGCGCGGCCTCTCGTCCCGGCGACACCGCACGGTGGTCGGCACCTGAACCAGTACGTTAAACTCACTCGACACGCAACGCCCACGTATGACGATGGAACTCGACCACGAGTGTCCCGACTGCGGGACGGAGAAGACGTTTTACCGCGCAGCGAGTACGACCCTGCACCTTGGAACCAAGGTCAAATGGAGCTGTCCCGACTGTGACTACGGCTTTACGCGGATCAACGGCGATCGCGAGAACCCAATCGACTCGAGCGTTTCGGCCTAAACCGGACTCGAGACACCGCCTGCTTCTTATCATGTCAGCATAGACACGCGCATTTTCTTCCTAGTGGGGTGGAATTTGATGGCACTCTATTTTGGTTTGCAACCGAATATAGAGGTCTATATAGTTCACAGTGGTCCGACGTAGTCATCATAGCATCTCCTTTATCGACGTATCACGGTGAAACAGATATGTTACGCGAGTGGAAACAGTCGGTATCGACTGCCGAGACGCGACGGGCGAATCCGGAACTGGTAACTGCTCGAGGGTCAAGCGTTAGATATCCCCTATGACCGCGAACAGCGGCGGACAACGAACCGTATCGACGTCCGAGGCGGGTGAGACCCGGTCGGATCCGATGACTGACGCGCCACTCGGTTCGCCACACGTTGCCGATCCGATCATTGAATCACGCGATCTTGATGTGTTCTACGGTGAGGATCAGGCCCTCCACGGCATCAACATGGAAATTCCCGAACAGCAAGTGACGGCCCTAATCGGTCCCTCCGGCTGTGGGAAATCAACGTTCCTGCGCTCGATCAACCGGATGAACGACCTGATCGATATCGCACGCGTCGATGGCGATCTTTCTTTCCGCGGGAAAAACGTCTACGACGAGGACGTCGACCCTGTCGCGCTGCGTCGAAAAATCGGGATGGTGTTCCAAAAACCAAACCCCTTCCCGAAGAGCATCTTCGACAACGTCGCCTACGGCCTGCGCGTTCAGGGCAAAGACGGTGCCGATGTCGACGTCGAAGCGGAAGTTCGAACGGCGCTCGAGCGTGCTGCCTTACTCGATGAAGTCGAGCACCAACTCGACGAGAGCGGCCTTGAGCTCTCCGGTGGGCAACAGCAGCGACTTTGTATCGCCCGTGCGATTGCACCGGACCCGGAAGTAATTCTGATGGATGAGCCTGCGAGCGCACTCGATCCCGTCGCGACCTCGAAAATCGAGGACTTGGTCGAAGAGCTCGCCGAAGAGTACACCGTCGTGATCGTCACTCACAACATGCAGCAAGCGGCCCGCATCTCTGATAAGACGGCAGTCTTCCTGACTGGGGGCCACCTCGTCGAGTTCGACGATACGAACAAAATCTTCGAGAATCCCGAGAGCGACCGCGTCGAAGATTACATTACGGGCAAGTTCGGGTAGCCGACTCACCGGTCGCTCGACATTACAGTTTTTGTTTCACTCCTCTCGCTCGTCTCTCTCACTTCTCTCACTTCCCTCCTGCTAAGCCAGAATATCACAGCAGTGTGCCGACGAGAAAGACCAACAGCACGTAGCTGATCACGCCAATCGCCAGCCAGCGGCCGCCGTCGTGATTCCAGACGAATCGAACCGGTGTATCGTCAATGACGCGTTCGCGAAGCGTTCGCGGCTTCCGTCGAATCGCTACCTGTGCAGGCGCGAACACGCTCGAGCGAACCGGCGCGTCGAGTCGCCACGCCGAGAGTTCGTGGATCCCAAAGCGGTGATTGGCAGTGAGGTCCTCCCGGCGGAGCGGTGAACGCTCGCACTCGAGCAGGAAGCCCGCACACGGTTTGCAGAGCGTGAGGTGGTCAGGGAGACTGCCACGAGTTGCACTCGAGCTAGTATCCGGAACGTTGGTCCAGGCGACGAGCTCGTTCGGCTCGCAGTCGTGCCCACAGCGACTGCAGTAGCTGTCGTCCGGACTTTGCATCCGTGCGACGGGGGCGGGTGCCTCAGGTTTGGGAAAGAGCGGCGCGTCGTCGCGGACGTCGTCAAACGACTTGTTTGTCTGGTGGATGACACCGTGGCAGGGCCGACAGAGCGTCAACAGGTTCGACAACTCGTCCGGGCCACCCTGTCCGCGCGGGATGATGTGGTGAGCCTGCAGCGTGCGGTCGTCGGCCCCACAGCGGGTACAGGCGTAGCCATCGCGACGGAGCGTCTGTCGGCGAAGCTCTTCCCAGCCCTCGCCGTAGCCGCGTTGGTCCGCCTCGCCGTCACCGGTGCCCATTCACTCATCCCTGTGCGAGCAGCGCTCAAAATACCATCGGCGCGCCTGCCTAGAGGCGGAAGAAACGTCAGAACCGGCCAGAACCGCTGTCTCAGCGCACTCGAGTAAAGAGATACTCAGCACCCACAAACACGAGCATGACGAGACAGCCGAACACCCATGCGTATCCGGCTGAGACGCCCGCGGCGGAGGCGACGCCTGCGATGATGACTGCGCTGGCGACGATGACCCACGACAGTTCCCGCGGATCTTCGGTCCTCCGGAACCGACCGACAAGCCGCTCGCTCCAGGCGTGCGAGTCGGAACTCGTGTGGCTCGTCGCTGACTCACTCGTCGGCGAGTCTGGGGAGTTCATGGGTGGTTTGACACTCCACGGTTAAAAATAGCCATCGGAAACGCTACTCCTGCCGCCGTTCCGCAGCAGACAGCCACTCGAGGCGCTCTGGCGTCGGCGGATGCGTCCGAAACAGTTTGTAGAGGCGTCGTCGGAGCCACCAGTAGGATGGCTCTTGTTGGCCTTCGGGGCCAAGCATGATCTTCTCGGGTTCGTCAGGCTCGAGCGAGAGGATCGACAGCGAGGAGACGGCCGCTGCGTCCCGGAGGTCTCGCGTTGGGGTCGCCGTAATCTCATCATCGAGGCGCTCGAGGGCGCTTGCGAGTGCGGCTGGGGAGCCGGTGACGTTGACGGCGGCGCGATCTGCGGCGCGTTCGCGCTCTCGAGAGAGCTGTGCCGTGATGCAGCGGCCGAGAAACGAGACGACCAGCGAGAGAAGCCCGAGCGGGACGGTCAGAATCGAGAGAAACGCAGCGTTCTTGTCGTCGTTGTCGTTGATTCGTTCGAATCGCGAGACTAGGCCGTCGGCGAGCACCACAGGGGCCGAGACCGCGGTCATCACCATTGCATCGCGATTGGCGACGTGGGCGAGTTCATGGGCCACGACCGCCTCGAGTTCGGCCGTCGTCTCGAGTGACTCGAGTGCGCCGCTCGAGATGACGAGATGGATGTTCGACGGGCGAAAGCCGACCGCCATCGCTTCGGGCGTGTCTCGGTCGGCAATTGCGATGGTCGGCTTTGGAACGTCGAGTTGTGCCGCGACTCGAGTCGTGAGCTGCTCGAGTTCTGGTTCTGAGTCGGGGCCGATTGGACGAGCGCCAGCCAGCGCTTCAATCGTGTCTTGTTGTCGGTACTCAACGTAACCGAGTACGCCCAACAAGATGATAGTCCAGATGGTTGCTGGCCACGTCGCCGGCGTAAACCCAAAGAGTGTGAACAACCCGAAGAGGAACGCCCAGACGCCGACGAGGAAGACGGTGACAATGATAAGGAGGGCAGTGATCGCAGTTGCCATCCGAAATCGAAGACCGAGTGTTGTGGCGGGCATCTATCGTGACGACTGATTGGCGTATGGACTCTTGATACTACCGGACAGTATCGTTGCCCTGTAGGACGGGGAGTCCAACTCAATCGATTATCGGCCTTGTCACGCGGTCGCAGAGCGCAGACTCAGGCCGCATCGACCGAGCCATCCGGCCGTACTGTGACAACCGGCACCGGAGCCGTCTGGACGACTTCGTTCGTCACGCTGCCGATGAGTCGGCGCTCGAGGCCGCTGCGGCCGGCGGTCCCGATGACAACCATGTCGGCGTCGATCTCGCCCGCGTAGGTGGCGATTTCGTCGGCTGGTTTTCCGACGCGAACGACCGGTTCGGCCGGGATTCCAGCGTCTTCGGCCAGTTCGACAAGCTCTGTCGCCCAGCCAGCCGCCAGCTCCGTGACATCGTCTTTCGTTTTTGGGGGTGGACCGCCCACTGAGGAAATCTGTGTGAGATTCAGGTCGCCAACGGCGAGTGCGTGAATCGTCGCATCCATTTTTGCCGCGATATTGAATCCGACTTCAGCTGCATTCTCAGCGTATTCGCTTCCGTCCGTCGGGATAATCATCGCATTTCCCATTGTTTGTGTTCTACTCGAGTGATTATGAAGACACTCGTATAGTCGTTGCTGCTGGTGCAGTTTTTCGTACGTACCCGACGCGAGTGGGCCAGTGCTCGTCTCCACGGCGTGTTTCGCCGAGCTACAGCGAGCACAAGCTATATTGCCACCCGGAAAGGTCGGTGGACTATGGCTCGGAAATCCTACCAAGAGAAACTCGAGGAACTCCGAGAGGATATCCTCTACATGAGCGAGGTCGTGATGGAACGACTTCGCATGGGGCTCGATGCACTCGAGCAGAAAGACGAAGCGCTCGCTGAACAGGTGATTAAGGGCGACGGCGAAATCAATCGGATGTATCTCGACCTCGAGCAAGACTGTATTGACCTGCTCGCGCTGCAACAGCCTGTTGCCAGTGATCTGCGATTTATCGCTGCGTCGTTCAAAATCATCACCGATCTCGAACGAATCGGCGACCTCGCAGTCAATCTCGGCGAGTATACGTTTGAGTCCGAACAGGACCTGTTCCCCGACGTCGACGTCCAAGCGATGGGCGAGATGACTCTCGAGATGGTCGAGACGGCGATGATCGCTTACGACACGGAAAATACCGACAGCTGTCGCGCGCTGGCCAGTCGCGACGACGACCTCGATCAGTTCGCCGAGCGTGCAAGCGGCATCGTCGTCCGGGACCTGATCGAACGCGAACTCGAGGAACCTGAGGAAGTCGAGCGACTCTTACAGGACGTGTCCCGACTCCTGCTGACGATTCGTGATCTCGAGCGTGTCGGCGATCATGCGGTCAACATCGCGGCACGGACGCTGTATATGGTCGAAAACGACGACGAACTCATCTACTGAGTTCTCTCTGGTCCTGTGTTAGGTCGAAATAGTCGCTGCCACATCGGCACAGACGACACTGATCCGTGTGGCTACGATTCCTCAGTCTCGTCCTGCTGGCAATTGGAGCCGTTCGTTGTCGAGTTGTGATCGGTCGTGGCACAACTCGATGTAGCGCCGGAGAACACGGAATGGGTGTGCTGCCAGCAAACAGTCTGTGCAGTCTCTGATCGACTCAGTCCTGTTTCGGACAGGTATCACGACTTGCGTCGGTCACGGAGCGGCATAGTCATATCCCTCGTGCGTTTTGTTGTGTTTGCGATACTGCGACACCACGCTGTGTCAAACCCTCGAGATGTGACGTATGGCCCGGGAAGCGCCAAAAATCGATCGGCGAACAAACCGCGCGCACTCGAGTGTACCAGCCTCTGTCGTGACAGTGACTGTCCCTCGAGGCGCAGGTAGCGGGTCCCCCGATCTAGAGGTCGTCGTCCTCGTCCTCGTCTTCATCGGGGTCCTCTTCTTCATCGACCGGATCCTCCTCTTCCTCCTCTGCGGGGTCATCCCCATCATCGACTGGGTCTTCCTCTTCACCAGGCCCTTCGTCGCCACAGCCAGCAAGTGCGGCCGCGCCAACAGCGCCACTCAGTGCAATCAGTCGTCGTCGACTTAGTCGATCAGTCATGTATCACCAGAAGGGACACGCGGGTCATCAAGAGAATGCGTGTCCTAGGACCCATTGTGCCGACTGACACTCAGACCAAGCAACTCTTACGCGGTCTGACTGCTAGCCCTCGAACAGATACGCCAACACACAGGAAACGGGGTCGAAATCCACGGCCGTGAGACGGCTCTGTGGACTGTTTCAGACGCGAAAATTGGAGTTACCCTCGCTGTGGAATGGCCGAGCACTGGAACGCGACGAAACAGTCTCGAGTCAGTGACGTTATTTAAGTACCATGTCGCCTGGCGCTCGAGACGACAGCGGGCGTCTTTGGAGGCGTTAAAACAGAGACAGGATGGAGTCTCAGTCGTCTTTGCCGACGCTGATAACCTGGAACAGCGAGTAGACGGGGACGCCGTTGATCTCTTCGACGCCTTGTTTGTCTGCAAGGACAACGCAGGCAAGTGGCTCGCCACCCTCTGCGCGGATCGCCTCAATCGTCTCACGCATCGTGGTTCCGCTCGTGATCGTATCGTCGACGACGTAGCACTCGCGGTCACGAATCGTCGCAAAGTTCCGTGAGAACGTGCCACCCAGATCCTCGATATCGCCTTCTTCCCACTGGTGTTTCGCAGGCGTGTACGACGCCATATCGCTCTCGAGTTCGCGGGCGATGAGCGTCGCGATTGGACCACCGGCTTTCTCGATGCCGACTGTGAGGTCGACGTCTTCACCGTGTTTGGCGAGCAGGTCGGCCATCGCCGTTGCAATGTGGCCGAGTCGCTTGCTGTCTCGGCCGATGGCCGACCAGTCAACGTGGATGTCCTGTGGCCCGCCACTTGAGGTGGCGTCGGTCGCGCCATTGCCCGATGGTTGTGTCGTCGTTCCGCTGCGTTCGACGAGCCAGCTCGCCGTCTCACGGGAGACGTTCAGTTCGTCTGCAATCTCGCCCTTCGAAAGCCCGCGGTCTGCGAGTTCCGCCGCGCTCTCGATGAGGTCGTCGACGTTTTTCATAGGCGACGCTTCGAGCGCCGTTTTTATAGTCGTGTCGTCGTCGGCTAAGTGTTCGCACACAGACGACATCCGTCCCGCCTCGAGACGGCGCACATCCCTCGGAGAGAACTGCAAACGATTATCCCGCTGCCTCCGACAGGTGGTATCATGGAGCGATACGATCTCATCTACCGGCTCTACGACGAGTACGACACGAAGACGCTACGCGAGTATCAGGAGTTCGTCGACGTCTTCCCGGCCGTCGACTCGCGTGTCGCCCTCGATCACTGGCAAGAAGCAACCGAAGAACTCGAGGCGCGAAAAGACGAGATTCGCTCAGACTTTGCGGCTGGTGAGACCTTTGCAGAGGTCGCCTCGTGGGCCGACCGCGATCAGGCTTTTACCGCGCTCGATCTCGAGGCCAAGTACGGTCGGGCGGTGAACGTGCTTGTCCTCGATGTTGACGAGACGCTGCGCTCGGCCGGTGGAACGGACAACGAAATTCCCCGTGAGACGCTGCACGTCCTAACGGAGTTTCACGAGGCTGGCGTTCCAATCGTCATCTGTACAGGCCAGACCTTAGAGAACGTCAAGGGGTTCGCGATTCAGGGATTGGGCAGCGAAATTGTGCATTCGGGCGACCTCTCAATCGTCTACGAGGCCGGCACTGGCGTCTTCACGCCGGGCCACGGCGCAGAGACGAAGCAGTTGCTCTATGAGGACTTAGACGAGGAGATTCGGACGGTTTTCGACGACGTTCGCTCCCGGATACTCCCAGAAGCGCCCGAGACGCTCCGCCGGGGTTGTCACCTACAGGGGAATGAGTTCAACGTCACGATGAAACCCAACTACGAGACCGGGTCGTCGGACGCTCGCGACGTCATCGACGAGGCGCTGGTGTATCTCATCGACCTGCTCGCCGACGCCGTCAGCGCAGCCCTCGAGTTGGACGGTGAGGCTGATGACGACAGCGACGACGGGAACTCCGAAATCAGCGACGAAACTATCATTGACTGGACCCGTGCGTTCTACGCCGCACAGGACCCCGAAATCCGCGCCGTCCTCGAGAGTGAGGGGGTCTATCCTGACCGGGACGCTGACGACGTCCCAGCCCAGATCGCAGACACACTCGAGCGCATCGACGTGGCCTACTACGAGGCTGATGCCGCCGAAATCGGTAGCCTCGAGTTGAACAAGGTCGTCGGCGTTGAACGCGCACTCGACGTGCTGGGCATCGACGATCCGTTCGCACTCGTGATGGGCGACTCGAAAAGCGACCTGCGCGTAATGCGCTGGGTTGCAGACACCGATGCGGGCATTTCAGCTGCCCCCGAACACGCCTCGAGAGATACTTTAGAGCACGTCCTCGAGACGGATGACCTCGTCTTCGATCAGGGGCAGAGTGTGGACGTGTTGCGGACAGTGTACGCGCTTAATCGTCTGGCACGACTCAACTGATCACCACGGGCGCCAGGAAGGGGCTTGGTGTCGTGTGTCCAAACTGATGTACTTCGCTGACAATCACGCCATCCAGTCACGTTCGTCGCGTGCATGCTCATGACTACCTATCGCTTGTCGACACGATGACCAACAGGACCAACGGGCTCCGTGAGATCATGATCCGGATCGAGTCCCAGTTCGACCACGGACGAGCCGTCGCTGGGGCGTCCATCAGCGCGAGCAGTACATATATTCTCCCGCCGGCCCTACAGTCTCGTAGCCGTGAGCACATACGACGCCGTCGTCTACGATCTCGATGGAACGTTGGTCGACCTCGACGTGAACTGGGGAGCCGTCGCAACCGACGTTTCCGCTGTCTACGAGGATGCCGGGAAAACGCCCCCGGGCGACGGACTCTGGGGAATGCTTGAGGCCGCACCCGAGGTCGGCCTCGAGGCAGCCGTCGAGTCTGCGATTGCAACCCACGAACGCGAGGGTGCACGCACCGCGCCACGACTCGCACACGCCGATGAACTACTCGATCGGACGGTTCCCGTCGCCATCTGCTCACTCAACTGCGAGGCCGCGTGTCGGATCGCACTCGAGGAACACGAGTTAGCAACAGCTGTCGACTGTGTCGTTGGCCGGGATACTGTCGCGACGCAGAAACCGGACCCGGAGCCGCTGTTGACGGCTGTTCGCGCGCTCGAGGCGGAGCCGGCGGAGACGGTGTTCGTCGGCGATTCGCCGCGAGATGAACTGACAGCCGAGCGAGCGGGGACGGCCTTCGAGTACGTGTAGTGGCGGTCCACGCCTGCACTGGTGGGTGGAACAGACTACTTGTCTTGGTGACGTTTCGCGTACGCGAACACTGACAGTGCGACGACGATCCAGACAACGGCACCGACGCGGATGGCAAACTCTGCTCGAGAGGCCCACGTGGGCAGATCAACGTTGATTGAGAGCACTGCGACGAGCGGCGCGCCCACGAGAATCGTGAGGACGAACGTCGTCTGCATGACCCAGCCGTAGTCGACGCCGTCGGGCGTACTCGTTTCGACGGGTTCTGGCACGTTCGACACTCCCGAGGGAGCCATCTTAAGCCTCGCGGGTTCTCTGTTCGGTGTTCAGCGGTGTGTCTCTCACCCAAAAGTCCTTGCTACAGACACACACAGAACGATGCTGTTTACTCGGCGGACGTAAATCTGTGCGTATGCCTACCGTTCGCGACCTCAGGGAACAGGCGGGCGAGGAACCGATCACGATGTTGACGGCCTACGACGCCCCGACAGCCACGGTCGTCGATGAGGCCGGCGTCGACGCGATTCTCGTCGGCGACAGCGTCGGCAACGCCTCGCTCGGCTACGAGACGACACTGCCGGTCACCGTCGACGACATGGCTCGCCACGTCGGCGCTGTCTCGAGAGCCACGGATGACGCCCTCGTCGTCGCTGACATGCCGTTTCTCTCCATCGGCGTCGACGAGAAGACGAGTCTCGAGAATGCCGGTCGGATGCTCAAAGACGAAGGCGCTCACGCAGTCAAACTCGAGAGCGGCCCACACACGGTCGAGTTGACCGAGAAGATGGTCCAGCTTGGGATTCCAGTAATGGCACATCTCGGCTTGACGCCTCAACACGTCAACCAATACGGCGGCTACCCGCGACAGGGAACCGATACGGAAGCCGCAGAGCGCATTCTCGAACTTGCACAGGCCCACGACGAGGCGGGCGCGTTTGCGCTCGTTCTCGAGCACGTGCCCTCGAACCTCGCGGCGCAGGTCACCGAGGCCGTGGAGATGGCGACGATTGGCATTGGGGCCGGGCCGGACTGTGATGGGCAGGTGCTCGTTGTCGACGACGCGATTGGGCTAAGCGAGTGGTCACCATCCTTCGCAAAACAGTTCGGCAACGTCCGCGAGGAGATGGAAGCAGCAGTCGACGGCTACGTCGACGCAGTCGAATCCGGCGAGTTTCCGGCAGAGGAACACAGCCACGAGGAAGCCGACCTCGACGAACTCTATTGAGTCACTCAGTCGAACAGGAGCCGATCGAGGATCGGCCGCAGGAACGACCCACGTCGCGTCTGTTTCGAGTGAACCAGCAAGACGGGCTGTTCAATTGCCGCCGCGAGGCGATCCGAGCGCTGTTCGATGAGGAGATCCGGGAGTCGACGGTGCGTGACGGTACTCACTATCACCAGATCCGAGGACTCGAGTTCTCTTGAGAGCCCAGAGACGCCTTCATCAGTTCGCACAATCGTTGACTCGACGGGGACCGTACAGAGGTCGTCCAGTTCGTCGTGGTAGTCTGCAATCGTCTCGGCTAGTTCCTCGGGTGCACTCTCATCGACGGCAAAGAGGAACCGAATGCGTGCGCCGAGGATGTCGGCCATCGCATTGGCGAGTTCGACCTTCAGCGGGTCGTTGAACGGACTGCGGTCGGTGACGACCGCGATTTCGTTGACGTCGACGCGCTGTTCGTGCTGGACGAAGACCACGTCACACGGGGCGTGTTCCATGATCCAGTCTGTATCGCGACCGAACAACGTTCCAAGGCGGCTGGTCGCCTCCTGACGAGCGAGAATCAGATCAGCACCCGAGCGCTCGGCGAAGTTCACGACCGCGTGGCGCGTGTCGTGGCTGACGATCTCACCGACTTCGACGGGCACCTCGAGGTCACGCACGAGTTCGTCGGTCCGCTGTTCGAACTCCACATCGGCTTCGGAGAGCTCCGCTGCGGCGGTATCCAATGGCACCTGGTCAGGGACCTCATCGAAGCGCACCACGCGGATGTGGCCGCCTCGTTGTTTGACGATCGGCGCGGCCATATTGATCAGCGCGTCTTCCTGCTCGCGCGTGACGTCCTGGCGAATCGGAATCAGAATCTCGAACTCGTCGGCACGTTCGAGTTGAGCTTCTGTATCTTGGACGAACTGGCGACCGGCTTCGCGGCGGGCGAGGCCCTTGGCGACGCCCTCGCGGTCGACCTTGTCCGCGGCGTAGTACTTGAACCAGAGGAAGCCAAGAATCACGATTGCAATGGAGCCGAGGATCTCGCGGGCTTCCATCTGCGTGATGATGAAGATCCCCGAGACGATGCCGAACAACTGTACCCACGGATAGCCTGGCGTGTGGAAGTCGGGATTGTACCACTCGAGGTCGCGCTCGCGGAACGCAATGAGCGCGCCA from Natronolimnobius sp. AArcel1 carries:
- a CDS encoding cob(I)yrinic acid a,c-diamide adenosyltransferase gives rise to the protein MSIYTGRGDDGETDLRDMTRVSKASPRIEAYGTVDELNALVGTIRPTEYDDIDDCLQTVQNHLHIIQAEFATPEPEADDPAIRSDHIDTLETWIDDFDEELEPLTSFILPTGSDAGARLHHARTVCRRAERRAVALAEAETINEDAVQYLNRLSDALFTFARVVNSRDGELEDAPTYDETS
- the pstB gene encoding phosphate ABC transporter ATP-binding protein PstB codes for the protein MTANSGGQRTVSTSEAGETRSDPMTDAPLGSPHVADPIIESRDLDVFYGEDQALHGINMEIPEQQVTALIGPSGCGKSTFLRSINRMNDLIDIARVDGDLSFRGKNVYDEDVDPVALRRKIGMVFQKPNPFPKSIFDNVAYGLRVQGKDGADVDVEAEVRTALERAALLDEVEHQLDESGLELSGGQQQRLCIARAIAPDPEVILMDEPASALDPVATSKIEDLVEELAEEYTVVIVTHNMQQAARISDKTAVFLTGGHLVEFDDTNKIFENPESDRVEDYITGKFG
- a CDS encoding HNH endonuclease, whose amino-acid sequence is MGTGDGEADQRGYGEGWEELRRQTLRRDGYACTRCGADDRTLQAHHIIPRGQGGPDELSNLLTLCRPCHGVIHQTNKSFDDVRDDAPLFPKPEAPAPVARMQSPDDSYCSRCGHDCEPNELVAWTNVPDTSSSATRGSLPDHLTLCKPCAGFLLECERSPLRREDLTANHRFGIHELSAWRLDAPVRSSVFAPAQVAIRRKPRTLRERVIDDTPVRFVWNHDGGRWLAIGVISYVLLVFLVGTLL
- a CDS encoding M48 family metalloprotease, encoding MPATTLGLRFRMATAITALLIIVTVFLVGVWAFLFGLFTLFGFTPATWPATIWTIILLGVLGYVEYRQQDTIEALAGARPIGPDSEPELEQLTTRVAAQLDVPKPTIAIADRDTPEAMAVGFRPSNIHLVISSGALESLETTAELEAVVAHELAHVANRDAMVMTAVSAPVVLADGLVSRFERINDNDDKNAAFLSILTVPLGLLSLVVSFLGRCITAQLSRERERAADRAAVNVTGSPAALASALERLDDEITATPTRDLRDAAAVSSLSILSLEPDEPEKIMLGPEGQQEPSYWWLRRRLYKLFRTHPPTPERLEWLSAAERRQE
- a CDS encoding universal stress protein encodes the protein MGNAMIIPTDGSEYAENAAEVGFNIAAKMDATIHALAVGDLNLTQISSVGGPPPKTKDDVTELAAGWATELVELAEDAGIPAEPVVRVGKPADEIATYAGEIDADMVVIGTAGRSGLERRLIGSVTNEVVQTAPVPVVTVRPDGSVDAA
- the phoU gene encoding phosphate signaling complex protein PhoU; the encoded protein is MARKSYQEKLEELREDILYMSEVVMERLRMGLDALEQKDEALAEQVIKGDGEINRMYLDLEQDCIDLLALQQPVASDLRFIAASFKIITDLERIGDLAVNLGEYTFESEQDLFPDVDVQAMGEMTLEMVETAMIAYDTENTDSCRALASRDDDLDQFAERASGIVVRDLIERELEEPEEVERLLQDVSRLLLTIRDLERVGDHAVNIAARTLYMVENDDELIY
- the gfcR gene encoding transcriptional regulator GfcR codes for the protein MKNVDDLIESAAELADRGLSKGEIADELNVSRETASWLVERSGTTTQPSGNGATDATSSGGPQDIHVDWSAIGRDSKRLGHIATAMADLLAKHGEDVDLTVGIEKAGGPIATLIARELESDMASYTPAKHQWEEGDIEDLGGTFSRNFATIRDRECYVVDDTITSGTTMRETIEAIRAEGGEPLACVVLADKQGVEEINGVPVYSLFQVISVGKDD
- a CDS encoding HAD family hydrolase; the protein is MERYDLIYRLYDEYDTKTLREYQEFVDVFPAVDSRVALDHWQEATEELEARKDEIRSDFAAGETFAEVASWADRDQAFTALDLEAKYGRAVNVLVLDVDETLRSAGGTDNEIPRETLHVLTEFHEAGVPIVICTGQTLENVKGFAIQGLGSEIVHSGDLSIVYEAGTGVFTPGHGAETKQLLYEDLDEEIRTVFDDVRSRILPEAPETLRRGCHLQGNEFNVTMKPNYETGSSDARDVIDEALVYLIDLLADAVSAALELDGEADDDSDDGNSEISDETIIDWTRAFYAAQDPEIRAVLESEGVYPDRDADDVPAQIADTLERIDVAYYEADAAEIGSLELNKVVGVERALDVLGIDDPFALVMGDSKSDLRVMRWVADTDAGISAAPEHASRDTLEHVLETDDLVFDQGQSVDVLRTVYALNRLARLN
- a CDS encoding HAD hydrolase-like protein codes for the protein MSTYDAVVYDLDGTLVDLDVNWGAVATDVSAVYEDAGKTPPGDGLWGMLEAAPEVGLEAAVESAIATHEREGARTAPRLAHADELLDRTVPVAICSLNCEAACRIALEEHELATAVDCVVGRDTVATQKPDPEPLLTAVRALEAEPAETVFVGDSPRDELTAERAGTAFEYV
- a CDS encoding DUF5822 domain-containing protein; this translates as MPEPVETSTPDGVDYGWVMQTTFVLTILVGAPLVAVLSINVDLPTWASRAEFAIRVGAVVWIVVALSVFAYAKRHQDK
- the panB gene encoding 3-methyl-2-oxobutanoate hydroxymethyltransferase, with protein sequence MPTVRDLREQAGEEPITMLTAYDAPTATVVDEAGVDAILVGDSVGNASLGYETTLPVTVDDMARHVGAVSRATDDALVVADMPFLSIGVDEKTSLENAGRMLKDEGAHAVKLESGPHTVELTEKMVQLGIPVMAHLGLTPQHVNQYGGYPRQGTDTEAAERILELAQAHDEAGAFALVLEHVPSNLAAQVTEAVEMATIGIGAGPDCDGQVLVVDDAIGLSEWSPSFAKQFGNVREEMEAAVDGYVDAVESGEFPAEEHSHEEADLDELY